agcaggccagggcagggcccaaGGGGCCCTTGGTGATTACAGGCCTCCGCCCATCAGAACTCCATGATGGGTaatgggggaggggcatgcaCTCCCTGCACAGGGGCCTGAAGGGACTTTCGAGGAGGATGGGGGCACAGTACATGCCGGGTTGTGTGCGATCTCACACTGACGTGATCAGATCATGTGGGTCCCCCCGTCTGCAGTGCTGCTCCCCAAATACATCCTCTTTCTGAAGCGGAAAGGGCTTCTCTGTGTACGTCGTTGAATGCTCCCCCGACTCTCCCAGGGTCCGGGAGACAGGGTGCTTGTGAACACAACCCTCCGGAGCCAGCCCCCGGGGAGGGACCTGGACGCGCAGACAGGCGTGCCCAGACACACTCAGCGGCTGGAGGAGGGAGCCGTTTAAACACCGCAGCCACATCAAAGGGGTCGCCTCTCAGAGCCGGCAAGCACAAACAATGTCCCTCTGGCTCCCCAGTGAAAAGCTGGCCTCCGAGATTCTGATTTCAAGAATGCCAGCAGACAGCAGAGGGACAGTGGGGCCAAGCCTGCCAGGAGCCTCCAGGAGCCCCATTCCTTGACTCTTTAGAAAGAGCCCGTGTGGGGAGAGCTCCAGTCCTTTCCATAAGAGGCTCTTGGAGCCCAGAGCTCCGCTGCTCTGCCGAAGAGCAGAAAAAAGCCTCTGACCACAGCCAAAGGCACCTTGTGGTTTGCGAAGGTCCCGGGACTGTGGAGCCCAGAAAGCACAGGGAACCTACCTGAGTCCCGGCGCCCGTTCCCGGAGGCCACGCAGAAGCCGAAAGTGCCCTCTGGGGAGCGCTGTAGCTGCAGCTGGCTTGTGCCGTCTGGGAACACCTCCACCACTCGGCCCACGGTGCGGGCCAGCCTCGGGGCACTCACATCCTCCACGCTGAGCGCACGCTGGGGCGGGGCCTTGGCTAACCTGCAAGGGGACCGAGAGACGGAGTGAGGGCAAagagggcagccctgggctcaAGCCCCTGGTGTAAGGATGGTGTAAGGAGGACTGGGGCCTCTCCACAGTGTCACCAAAGGCTGGGGCTCCAGCTAAAGAGCTCGCCAGGCCTGAGCCTGGCGTGTTCCCACAGCCCCCAGAAGCTGCCCAGAGCCTGCTGCTCAACCAGGAGCCCCCCAGGTCGAGAGCATAGTTTTCCATCTTTTCAGGTGCAGAGACTTCTCTGAGACCCTGAGGAAGATATGATTTTACATAAAATTGCCAGGAGTTAACCGGCACCCTGAAGTCCCTCCATGGAGCTCCAGGTAAGAGAGGGTGCTCTGATGGAGCTCATCAGAGAGGGTGGGGCTTCTCCAGGCAGGATCACAGGTCAAGGGCCCCTTTTGGGGTCTCTGTCTCTGGATCTTTAATTTGGTCTTCAGCTCTCTGAACATTCTGGTTTCAAGATGTCATCAGACAGCAGAGGGATGGAGGAATTGAACTGTCCTACTGCACCCCTTCCAGCACCGCACACCTTCGCAGAGCTCCCATCCTTTGCATCACACAGGACACGCCTGATGAGGTGTGGGCTCCGTGATTTCTATGGCACCTGATGCTCAGGGAGTTGGCCTCCCTTTCTCCTAATGGGATCCCATTCAGGGCCCTGCTGCTGAGGCAAGGAGTTCAGCTTGTGGCTCCACTGTCCTTTCTGAGTTTTTCCTCCAAAGCACTTGCCCACTGGCTCACTCTTACCTGCCAGATTCACTGTGGTCCCCTGGCTCCCCTATCAGGTACAGGCTGGACCTGTCCACTTTGCCACTCAGCAGAGAATGGAGGTTCTGAAAGGAGGCGGCTTTCCGATGTTGGTGAGAGGGTGACACCTAGTGGTAAAGAGCCAATATTGCAGGTCAACCTGGCAAGGGGTTGACAGACTTGACCCCAACCACGAACCCGAGGGCCCTCTCTCAGAGTAACATAgcagtttttgtcattatttcaaaGTGCTCAACAGGAATCATCATAATTTACTCAAGTAGTTGGGCAATCTGAAGCTCcaagtttggggggagggggtttgtgctgaaataaaaatttagtgcGATAACACTAAGTATCTCACATATTAAGAAAATCTGATTTTCTTgataagaaaaaagtgaaagcaaatTAATTATAGAATAAGAAACACAGTTTTAGAGTTAAAATCTTAAATGTTGTTTTGTGATTCTTTTGTATCCCTTTTATGATCAGTtgcattcaaatttttaaaattaatttttatagcattcttttttaaatgttatttatttatttttagagaaggaagggagggagaaagagagagagagagaaacatcaatgtgtggttgctgggagccgtggcctgcaacccaggcatgtgccctgactgggaatcgaacctgagacactttggtttgaagcccgaactcaattcactgagctacgccagccagacaCTCAAAATTTTTTATCTAAGTGTGCACCTTAAACCATCGTGACTAAAAAGGTGGAAAACAACAAAGTCCCcggaggagccccccccccccccccccccggctcccccTGCCAGGTGAGGGTTCAGGCCACAGAGAAGTCAGAAGCCCTAGACCCGGTTGTAAGTGCTCGATCAGAGGCCGGAGTCACAGAGGATGTGCAGGGAAGCAGGAAGAGACTCCAGGGCCACCAGAGGAGCTGGCCCCCGAGGAAGGCTGGAAGCACACACTCTCCGGGTGCAGACAGAAGCAGGGTgccccaggcagaaggaacagctggTGCAAAGACACAGAGAGATGAGGGAAAGCAGGGCAGGCACCGGCCGCACTCATGGGCTGGGTGGCTAGGCCGCAGTGGCAATGGGGGATGGgctggaggcggggtgggggggggggcggcaccaGGCCTGGAGGGGCCGTATATATATACGTCCTGCTAAGGGAGCTCTTGAGTGAGGCTCATCAGAGGAGTGATGAGATCTAATCTGTGTTCTCGAAACTGACCCAAGGAGGAGGCCATTCTGAAGGCGGGGGATGGGAATGGtagggacagaggcagggagagggagactTTTAAGCAAATATTACCGGCACCTATTACATTTGGAGTCCATGCTCCGGAGCAATAAGGCATATTATCCAGAAACTTAAGCGGCGGGTAGGGGGCGCGTGCTGATTTGTATCGGAGGTTGAGAAGGCTTCCTGGGAGAAGTCGAGTTTGACGCAGACCTGAAGGCCAGGCAGGAGTTCCCTGTGGGGGTCAGCCTCCCAGGTGTAGGTTCGAAGGTAAGAAGCCACAGCCAGGGGAGGATGTGGGCGCAGCCGGCGCGGCCGGGCGGCCGGGCGTGAGAACAGGGCCGCTGCCCGCACAGGGAGGCACCGAGCAAACCAGCCGCCGCAGCacccgcccccctcccacccacacactCCGCGGCACAACAGGCTAACAGGAAGTCGTTCACCCTGAGCGAAGTCACGAATATTTTGGGGTGAGACGggttcttcttttatctttttttttccagttcttgaTTTCCGCTGCTCGGCCCGCCCCGCACCTGCTCCCACCCTTTCTCGCCAGCTCACGTTCTGTCCTCGCCCCCTCGGCTCACGTCGCCCTCGGCGCCTCTCCTACCCTGGCATCGCTGTCGCTTCCCCGGGGGGGTTTGCAGAGACCCAGCGCTGAGGGCAGCGCACCAGGCGCCTGGCTCAGACACACAGGGGCCAAATGTAACCGTCTGGGGAAGGAAGGTCAGCCTGGAGCGTGGTGCGGCTCCAGGCTCCTCTTCCCAGCTTGTGGCAGACCTGCTTTgccttccattcattcatccagcaaATACTGTTTTCAAACCCTCATCTGAGGATAGGTTTAATGAtttgaggcggggggggggggggggccggctgcaatcagttgcctccggtatgtgccccaaccagggagtAAACCCTGCAgtctaggtacgtgccctgactaggaactgaacccacgaccttttggcaAACAGGATGACACtccccaaccaagtgagccactcGGTCGGGGGCATCCAGCAAATACTGAGCGCCGACCGCATACCAGGTAGTGTTCCTGGTATCAGGCTGAAATGGGATTTTCATTCAGCCTGAAAATGAAAGGCTCCAATACCCCAAACCGCTATCACCTGCTCCCTTCTGCCCAGGGAAGGGAACAGGGACTAGAAGAACGCGCATAGGACCTGGAAGCGCCTGGAACAGTGCAGGGTTTTTAGGAACCCAGCTGAGAGTCAGCGAGCAGCTGTCGGTTCATCCTCCAGCACGCGGGGAGAGGGAACTCGGCAGGGCTGGCTgcaccactccctccctccctccctccctccctccctccccccctcaccCACCGTGCATGATGTCTACTATCCTCACCCTTGTGCCAAATACTGGGAGTGTAAAGATCAAATGGAGTTCCTTCAGAAAAGTCACACTCCACTGGGAGGAGACAAACAAAAGCCAATTAAAGTGCTAAGTGCAAATCCCAGCCAGGAGGGAAGGCCGGGGTGAGATGGAGACACGGGGCAGAGGGTGCCcaccctcgccccacccccagcggccccagctcagcccaggGAGGGTAGGGAGTGGCCGCCTGGAGGAGGCAATGGCTGATGGGTCCACAGATGAGCAGCCATTAGCAGGCAGAGAAGGTGGGAGAAACATTTCACAGGAAAGTTCGAAGTCAGACGGTGTGTGGCCTTCATTACGGAATTTCAAGGTCAAGGGCAACTGGGACTGAGTGTTCGAAGGAGAGTGGTGACAGATGAAAGCAGTCAGATCACAGAAACCCTGTGGCGATGTCCTGAGGGTGATCAGGGACCACTGGCCTCCGTTCAGCAAGGGAGCGGCAAGGCCAGGTTTGCGAGTCAGAAGGCCCGCTCCGGGAGCCAGTGAGAAGGTCTGGAGGTAACCCAGGTGTGAGGTGGTTTGTGCCACACTAAGGGGCACGTGGCCATGAAGAGGGTTCTAGAACGACCAGGCAGTAGACAGACTCCAGGTCTTGGCCAAGGTGGCAGAgttgagggaggggagaaggaggagtcTAGGGTGAGCCCAGGCCAGGCAGCTGTggcaggcaggggttggggggatggaAGTGTGGGATGCTGCACCCCCACTGTGACCAACGGTGGGAGGCTGGgagcctccccttctccccctggGCCTCCTCGGGCTGCCTCCTTGGGCTGCCTCCTCAGTGCTCCGTTTCTCCTTTGGTCCCAACGGCAGCCCCACACAGCCTTGGCCTGGGCACTCAGGACTCACCAGACGCAGGGACTGTAACGATGGGGCTCTCTTCACTTTGGGGGTGCTGGCGTGGGGAGCCAGGCCAGGCGCAGGGGGCTGCAGCTGCTCCACACTGTAGCTGCGGGACTTGCCAAGCTTGGGCCGCgagccctggcccagggccaggaagaACTTCTTCAGCCCCAGGGTGGCGATGCTGCCGCTGGTTTTCTTGTTCCTGTCGGAAGGGGCAGCTGAGGACAGGCCTGGTCCTGCATGGACCCCCGGTAGTGCCCTGAAATGCAAGGGTGGATgtgaggtggggggcgggggccgggggaggcagggggtggacTGCACCTCGGGGTCCTGTGGGCCCCAGCGGGCCAACACCAGCGCCTGGTGGAGGGAGAGACAGCCCGGCTGCAGAGAGACAGGCCGGGTGGGCTTCTGCGGGGTGCTCCGCTTGGGGAGCTTTCAGGAAGGACAGCTCGGACGGGACCCTCGGCGTCACACTCAGCTGCGGGTTCACCCAATCACTCGTTCATCTGCTATGCCTTAAGAACCTCTCCCGGGCCTCTCCTAGGCACTGGGACATGTGGCAAATGACCCGGGTAAGTAAGTGGTAACAGACAGACAAAATCCTTACTCTCAGGGGCGTGTAAACAGCAGACCAGGAAACAGAGGAGAGAAACCAGCAGCGGCTGCTGAGCAGGGTGAAGCAGGCAGTGACGGGATGGCCAGGGACGGCCTCTCGGAGGAGGCGATATgtgagctgggggctgggtggcaaGAAGTCAGTCCCAcggagcccaggagcccaggggtgaGAGTTCCGGGGAGGAGACACGCCGGCAACAATGCTCCAGGGAGGGAAGGgctcgggggtggggctggaggacgGAGTGGGGCCAGGCGGCTAGGACTCGGCCATCGGCCATTGGAAGCAAGGGGGAGGCGGCGCCAGGTGAGGTCAGGCAGGCAGGCCGGGGCGGGATGACGCTGAGCACATAAGTCGAGGCAAGGGGCCTGAACTCTACTCCAAGTGAAAGGAAAAACCATGAGGGGTTCCAGGCAGGGGAAATGGCACCCTTTAATTCAAGGTTTCCAGAGCTACCCTTGGCCACTGTGCGGAGGGGGacctggagggggcggggaggaaggccGAGAGCGGCAGGGCTGTCTGAGCTGCACAGGACGAAGGCAGCTGAGACCAGGAGAAACACCATGCGGGTGTCTCTGGAGCTGGAGAGGACCAGCCAGGGGgctggagtcagagagacagaagagGGAGAAGCCAAGAGGACCCCCAGATCCGGGGTGCGGGCGCTATGGGGCAGGCGGTGGTGTGCACGCTTCAGGGAGGACCCACGTGGGGGAAGCAGCTTTGGTCGGAGTGGAGGAGAATTGCACTGGGCCCTCAGGCTCCCTAGTGGGCACGTCAGGAGGGGGAAGTGGATGCACAGGTCTGGGGTTCTGGGAGCACGCAGGGCTGGGGATGGAGACCTGGCTGGTGGGGGCACATGAAGCCTTGGGTCACACACGTCACCAGGAGTGGTGCACAGCAGGGACGAGGAGGTCTCCGCTAGAGGACTTGCTCGCCACGGCTTCGAGGCCCCAGAGCAAGGACTGGAGACGGCGCGCTACAGAAAGAATGCACATGTGAATGCCAGGCTGTCTCCCAGCCCAGTGCCAGGAGCGAGTCTCCCCTCGGACAGACTGCCCTGTCCTGGGGCCTGTGAGGGCTGGGACTGGCCGGCCGGCTGGCTGggcccagcacagcacctggagCTGAGGCCGTTGGGTGAATGTTCTGTGAGTGAATAATCAAGTACGTTGGACTGGGAGTGATGGGGGGAGGAGCATGGGGCTGCCAGGCTCGGGCGTAAATATGAGAGCCTTCCAAGGGCTCACTGAGGTGAGTCACACTACCACTCCAGGGGgctcttttttcacttagcacccTGGGCCCCCCACCTCCTACGGTCAGGGCTCACCCTTGCTCCTGTCACTCACCAGGACGACACGTGGCCCTCGGAATGGGACTCTGTGCTCTGCAGGCCTCCCGCAGGTTCCTGGCTGGACTCCGGCTCCTCTAAGGCTAGGGAGAAGGTGACGCCCGTGGAGCTGACGGTGCCGGCACCTGCAGAGGCGAGAAAAGTCCTGGAGTCCCCCTACAACAGACCCATCCCCACAGGGGAGGGGACATGGCCAACCCGGAGGCAGGAGCGCCAGAGGAAGCTGGAGAGATGCCCCGAGAGTGGCGGCGGCCGTGGGGAGACCCACGAAGAAGGGACAGGGTACTCTCTCCTGCTGTCACTCCAGCACCCCCGGCACCACCCCTGGTACACAGATGATTAATTAAATGTTAAACGAGGGGCTGCCTGTGACAAGTCATGTCCCATGACTTGCCCCATATCTCATGAGACATAGGTGGGAGCAGGGAGATTTTTGTATTCCTAGGGCCTTGGTGATATGCTAGGCAATGAGTTAAACCCTCCCCTGGGATTTCGTCATGAGTTCCTAGGAGACAGGTTCGACAATTACCCTCGGGTTACAGTGGAGGAGCCTGCAGGGCAGAGCGGGTACGTGACAAGCCCAGGGAGTCCTGGCTAATGGGAAGAGGCGCCCCACCTGGGCCTCTGCTCCAGGCCCCAAAGAGGTAAAGGTCGGGCTGCCCAGAAAGGTCAGCAGCTCTCAGAATAGACGCCCCACAGGAAGTGGTTAGGGGCGGCCGGCCACCAGCCTAGAGCCCACCAGGGAAGGAAACCACACCTTAGCACGGGTGGCGGGAGCTGAGGGTGGGGCCTGCTTCCTCGAGGTTCACGTgagcgagggagggagagggagaacgtgtgtgtgtgtgtgtgtgtgtgcgcgcgcagtGGAGGGGGCAGCCAGCACACCGGGGCGGGCACAGTCTTGGCGCCCACATCCTCGGTAGGCTCAGTGTGGCCCGTGGTCCgtctgccctctcctcctccaccgtTTCCTCGCCCTGGGTCCCTCCAGAGCCAGCCCAGGCCCGGCGCTGCCAGGGCTGCGGGCACCCTAAAGCAGGCCATGTGGGGTGGGCCTGTTCTGCCTAAAAGTGAGTGGTGGCTGAGCTGGTCACTTCAGCTTACAACATACAACATCGAGGCTCAGAGCTAAGGCTGCTGGTGCCCAGGATTTGCCCACGATATGAGGACCCCATCCAAGGGCGGAGGTGAGAGCCTACATCCTTTGCCCGCTGAAACACAGCAGCCTGCCCAGCAGGGCCGGGAGTCCGGGAGGGCTCAGGTGCCAAGGAGCAACCCCAGCACCCCTTGTGAGAGCTTCACCTGCTGGTCACTGTGTCCTTGGGACAGCATGTCTGTGGAGGTGCTGACCAGCAAGTGAAACTCTTACAAGAAGGTCTCAAGGGCAGGCCTCCTGCTGAATCAATTCGCTTGTGCATTCACTCCCCACAGTGTCTAGTGTGGTGCCTGGCCTGTACCAGGCGGTTAGTCAATActgaatgactgagtgagtgagtgaatgaaataaagacaCTGAAGGGGCATCTGGGCAAACAGTAGACCCTGGagctgctgcccctccctgcGCTGTGGGTGGTGAAACTCCCTCGCAGCCCAGGCCTCCAGGGGTCACACAGCTTGGAGCTGCTACAGCCCAGGCCCTCAGGACTCCCGGAGGTCAGAGGAATCAGCACCGCTTCCCCACTCTGCCTCCCCAGCGGGAGCTGGCTGACCCACCTCCGGGCTGATGTTGAACCCGGTACCCCACCCACAAACCCAGCCAGCTTTCTGACACCTGCCCTTGACCTGGGGGGCTCCATGGGGCAGCCGGGAATGGTGCGTGGCTATGTCATCTCTGAAGATGAGCAGTGAGACAAGGGTGTGTGAGGCCACAGACTTGGCCTGGAGTCTCGGCTCCGGGGCTGCCCCAGACCAGGGCAGTCTCTTACCGTCTCTGCAGTCCTCCAGGGCTGCCTCGGGCTCCTGGCGGCCGGcgcccttctctgccctgccGTCCAGGGTGGCGCCTCCCCCAGGCTCCTGCAGCCCCCCAGGTTCCTGGCTCTTGTAGTTGGTGGTGGAGAGAGCCAGCAGGGGGTGCCTGGcttgggggctgcagggctgggtctGCGGGGCGGGGAGCTCACAGGTCCTGGGAACTACACTTCCCGAAGGGGCCAGCGGGGGCTCCACAGGCGCTCCCGGGTCACCTGGCCTTCGGGGTGCTTTCCTGTGAGCCCCAGGTGAGGTGGTTttcctggaaggaggaggagttgGCACCCAGccttcaggggaaaggggagtggTTGGTTGCTGGGCCTGGCGTGGGGTCGAGGGCTCTGCATGATTGTGTGGCAGGGAGACAGTTTTCGGAGACTCGTGGCTTTCCCTCCCGGGCTCTTGTCTGTCTGGCCCCGAGGATGCCAGCTTCACCAACGAGGCTGCAGCACAGGCGGTCCTGCACCGAGCCCCGGAATCCACAGGGCGAGCCCCAGGATTTCCCAGTTCTGGTCCGGgctgccccaggggccccagggaggccctCTCGGGTCCCTGCACAGGAGGCTTGGACAAAGGGTCCTCTCTGGGGAACAGAGTCCCCTCAGGCGTGTGTCCTCTGACTTCTTTCACCGCATCTGAACCCTCCAGGAGATCAACCCCAGGCTGGGAGTGCGGGGTCCGAGGGCTCCCATGTGCCTCCGTCTCAGCCTTCCGGAAGCACCTGTGGCCCCCACGCGGCCTGGAGCCGCGCGGCCGGGGGCAGCTGCCTTGGGCCGGGCCGCGGGCCCTGCCGGGCTGAGAGGTGCCAGCGTCCTCGCTGTCGGTCCTGCAGCTGTCCGAGGTGTCCGTGCTGTCCAGGGCGGAGTCCGCCTCCTCCTGGCGCGCAGAGCCGATGTGTGTCTCCCGAATCCGCTCTGTGCGGAGGCCCTGCTGCGCGGAGAGGAGCCTGAGGGGGGCGCTCAGGCCCCGAGAGCCTATCAGGGGCTCTGCCCCCTCGCCCTCCAGCACAGAGGCAGCCTCGCGCTCCTGGGGCAccctggggcccggggctgccTTCTCCGGGGCAGGGCGTCGGTCCTCAATGCAGCTGCCACAGGCTCGACAGGTCCTCTCACCGCCCCGAGTGGGCGGTGGCGCCGGGAAGGCCCTCCGGTCCAGGTGGCCCACAAGCCAGTGCAGAGCCTCGTCTCCAGCATCCCTACGCCGGACGCCCCCCGCGATGTAGTCGGCAAGTTCGGGCTTGGAGCGCAGGGGGCCTTGGTCTGCCGTCTGCAGCGCGGGGCTCAGCCCCTGGCGCTGGCGCTGCTGCAGCCGGTCCAGGTAGCGGGACTCGGCGTCGCGGGCGGACTCGTCCTCAAAGCGGACGTGGGACGGGGAGGGGCCCCGCTTCGGCCACTGCCCGCTGCTGGACTCCCCGCTGGAGGAGTCGCTCGTGCTTCCGTTCTGGAGGTTGTCTCTGCAGGCAAAGGGCAGGCTCCGGTCCAGGGCTGGGTCCCTCGCGCCATCTCTGATGGGAGACGGGAGAGAGGTCACAGGCAGAAGTGAGGAGGGAGGTACCCTGGGGTATTCCGTGGTGACTACAACCCCAAAGTTACCCCAAATCCGGTCTCTAGGGAGTCGGGCAAACCAGACTAGCTTCTAGTCCATCCCGATACTGAACAAAATCAGTgctaaaacaaaatcaacaggaCCTTCTTTATTGTGACTTTCCCTGTGTTTCCGGCTCGGCCTGAGCGAAGGTGAAACATTATTAAACTCGGGATTATACAGAAAGATGACACCCAAGTCCTCGTGCGCATGCGCGTGGGCGGAAGACGACACGAGCCGCCGCCTCGGCATCTGGTGGTGACGCACTGTTGCAATGCTCTGTCTGCTGTAAAGGTGTGATGGGAAGCGTGTGCTCTGGAGTCTCTACAGGCACTGTGTGGGTCTGAAGTTGGGGTTTCTTGCTCTCGCTCCGGGTTCCCAATCATCTTGCTGAGACCAGATTAGACAGCGTGACATGGGTGCTCCGGGCACCCCGTCTTGTCTGTCCCTACACCCCTGCCTCGTGCCTGCCCCACCCGGCCCCTCACCAACACCGTTGTCCTGAAAAGCGGAGACGAGAATTACTGTGCTCAGAAAGGTCTTCTCTCCACCTTCTGTCATCAGCCTTTGCTCTGGGAGACCCTGGCCTGGCGGTCAAGTCCTGCTCGGCTCCAGAAAACACCCCCGCACAGCTCAaccctgcccctggggctgggtCCCCTGACCACAGGCAGTTCCATCtgtgtgccccaggaggactgcaagccttcaagatggtatctgagccactgtgttccagaGAGAGACCTCccaccgcccaggacacagaACACAGATAAAAAAACTGCCCAGGACTCAGatacccaggacacagataaagaagcACCAGTCTGCGGACGAAAGAATGCTGGGAAATCACCGGGCttcagcttttatctgattaaccttttttcctgaattccagaTCCCCTACATACACTTTTTACCCTTGAAATTCCAAGTCCCTTCCCTACACTTGtttcctccttataaaaaggctggcttgaaaggaagTGTAGGACGGTCTGTTGGGGCACAAACCCGCCGTCTTCTCCGATCGCTGCCCTCTGGGTAAAGCGCCCTCGAAGACTCCATCCCTGTCTCTGCTCGTTGGtcctggtggtgacaggcagcacgaatgCCGGCTTTTCCGGTTTCAGGACCAACCATCTAGGTGTGCCTGTCCCCAGACGGCAAGAGTGTGTGCTTCCAGGAGCTGCTCGGTATCTATGATGATTGTTTCCAGAAAAATGCAGCTGCTGCTACCTCTGCACCTCCTGGAACAGCCTGCCTGTCTGTTCGGGCTTGCCCCAGCCGCCTCCACCAGCGCTAGGATTAGGAAGGCCTTCTGGCGACAGCTccgcctgcccccagccctccgtCACCGTTCACCAAACGGCTCTTTGGAAGGAGTGatgcccctgggctgggggctgggggctgggtcagGGGAGGCTCCTGCATCTCACTGAGGCCCAGGGCCTGTGTGCCATCTCCGTGTTAACTCAGCATGGCTCTCCGGGGTGATCTGACAAGCGTAACCTTTAGAAGCATCTGTAGCCAGCCATCTGGCGTTGATTTTCAGCTCTCCTCTCTGAGGATTCACCAAGCGCTGCCAAGTCAAAGTAATTCTTTTCTGGACACAGCAGCTGCGAAAGTGGGTCACCTTGCATTTCCATAGCGTTTCgacagctgggcagaggggagcctGTTTTAAGGTTAGTGATCGGGGCTGTCGTGAGCTGCTGACGTGACTCAGGGAACAGGGAGCGCCCAAGGGTACACTTACACAGTCGAGTCTGTTTTG
This portion of the Phyllostomus discolor isolate MPI-MPIP mPhyDis1 chromosome 14, mPhyDis1.pri.v3, whole genome shotgun sequence genome encodes:
- the KIAA1614 gene encoding uncharacterized protein KIAA1614 homolog; the protein is MEGMEAAAASPAGGGGPQEPETGNRTASSTEVTSAMERSGTEPPPNNGHLPRAWPCPWEDRTRSLVAPQPLRARGVPLQQPSVLESKVRALKENMTAAKQGASPCLSAHERPSPKKPKCRRVKVGGARTPLPDAVAVLHARNPPEGQLDNGVSEEQPARNGGPRPPGPLAPGLESCNGRRPRTPETVRALPGHEERGLRPGPSSLQDSPTHGVTPGGPRGPRPCNKTPHTPDPKPERSVPLRDDPVTGGDLDSLSLTSEEDFVPRPAPLGRVWRAGDLGALGAGSGALSLSERVERNRLLLQEMLNVGGPAPDKVRIPARTPSWDRAGPERPPGDTDWDSGISLQDADQSRTFGPQPEPVPRSPKHEEAKHLPQRARMKARTRPLRASHDIVPTADQGRRDGARDPALDRSLPFACRDNLQNGSTSDSSSGESSSGQWPKRGPSPSHVRFEDESARDAESRYLDRLQQRQRQGLSPALQTADQGPLRSKPELADYIAGGVRRRDAGDEALHWLVGHLDRRAFPAPPPTRGGERTCRACGSCIEDRRPAPEKAAPGPRVPQEREAASVLEGEGAEPLIGSRGLSAPLRLLSAQQGLRTERIRETHIGSARQEEADSALDSTDTSDSCRTDSEDAGTSQPGRARGPAQGSCPRPRGSRPRGGHRCFRKAETEAHGSPRTPHSQPGVDLLEGSDAVKEVRGHTPEGTLFPREDPLSKPPVQGPERASLGPLGQPGPELGNPGARPVDSGARCRTACAAASLVKLASSGPDRQEPGRESHESPKTVSLPHNHAEPSTPRQAQQPTTPLSPEGWVPTPPPSRKTTSPGAHRKAPRRPGDPGAPVEPPLAPSGSVVPRTCELPAPQTQPCSPQARHPLLALSTTNYKSQEPGGLQEPGGGATLDGRAEKGAGRQEPEAALEDCRDGAGTVSSTGVTFSLALEEPESSQEPAGGLQSTESHSEGHVSSWALPGVHAGPGLSSAAPSDRNKKTSGSIATLGLKKFFLALGQGSRPKLGKSRSYSVEQLQPPAPGLAPHASTPKVKRAPSLQSLRLVSPSHQHRKAASFQNLHSLLSGKVDRSSLYLIGEPGDHSESGRLAKAPPQRALSVEDVSAPRLARTVGRVVEVFPDGTSQLQLQRSPEGTFGFCVASGNGRRDSGFYVQEMADASTAKLYSGLLGVGDEILEVNGAKVAGLGLAHIKELLAQAENLSLRVLRQRPAPR